A DNA window from Clavibacter sepedonicus contains the following coding sequences:
- a CDS encoding ABC transporter ATP-binding protein has protein sequence MTLEAHGVSWSRGGPLVVDGVTLEPAPGSTVGLLGPNGSGKSSLLKLLQGAASPDSGRVTLDGADLAGIRRRDVARRVATVTQHGETEVDIVVRDVVRLGRTPYRTLLGGDTAEDQAAIDRAIAHVGLEDKADRAWRTLSGGERQRAHIARALAQEPRELLLDEPTNHLDIRHQLELLALVRDLPVTTVIALHDLNLAAMYCDAVLVLRAGRVVAGGDPREVLTPELIADVYGVRARVAHDEAAGCPRVLFDAAPL, from the coding sequence ATGACGCTCGAGGCGCACGGCGTCAGCTGGTCGCGCGGCGGCCCGCTCGTGGTCGACGGCGTCACGCTCGAGCCCGCGCCCGGATCCACGGTGGGGCTGCTCGGGCCGAACGGCTCGGGCAAGTCGTCGCTGCTCAAGCTGCTGCAGGGGGCGGCGTCGCCCGACTCCGGCCGCGTGACGCTCGACGGCGCCGACCTCGCGGGGATCCGCCGCCGCGACGTCGCCCGCCGGGTCGCGACCGTGACGCAGCACGGCGAGACCGAGGTCGACATCGTGGTGCGCGACGTCGTGCGCCTCGGCCGCACGCCGTACCGCACGCTGCTCGGCGGCGACACCGCGGAGGACCAGGCGGCCATCGACCGCGCGATCGCGCACGTCGGCCTGGAGGACAAGGCCGACCGCGCATGGCGGACGCTGTCCGGCGGCGAGCGGCAGCGGGCGCACATCGCCCGTGCCCTCGCGCAGGAGCCGCGCGAGCTGCTGCTCGACGAGCCGACCAACCACCTCGACATCCGCCACCAGCTGGAGCTGCTCGCGCTCGTGCGCGACCTGCCGGTGACCACCGTGATCGCGCTGCACGACCTCAACCTCGCCGCGATGTACTGCGACGCCGTGCTCGTGCTGAGGGCGGGGCGCGTGGTGGCGGGCGGGGATCCGCGCGAGGTGCTGACGCCCGAGCTCATCGCCGACGTCTACGGGGTGCGCGCGCGGGTCGCGCACGACGAGGCAGCCGGCTGCCCGCGCGTGCTGTTCGACGCGGCGCCGCTCTAG
- a CDS encoding IS481-like element IS1121 family transposase, translating to MSHGNARLTVHGRVLLVRRVVEDRRPVAHVARELGVSRQCAHRWVNRFRAEGLRGLTDRSSRPRSVPRRTSPERERAVLEARAQLRAGPARLAPVTGVPSRTISRILRRHGAPPLAWLDPVTGAVIRASRSTAHRYEHEHPGDLIHVDVKKLGRIPDGGGWRVHGRSEQVRGRGIGFDYVHAAVDDHTRLAYAEIHPDEKGATAAGFLTRAAAYFAGRGITRIERVITDNAFAYRHSTAFKNAVQDLGARQKFIRPHCPWQNGKVERFNRTLATEWAYRQPFTSNQHRADALDPFIEHYNTERIHSSHGLTPAARVSPTS from the coding sequence ATGTCCCACGGTAATGCTCGTCTGACGGTTCACGGGAGGGTTCTCCTCGTGCGGCGGGTGGTGGAGGATCGTCGGCCGGTCGCGCACGTCGCGCGGGAGCTGGGGGTGTCGCGGCAGTGCGCGCATCGATGGGTGAACCGGTTCCGTGCCGAGGGGCTGCGAGGGCTGACGGATCGGTCATCGCGGCCCCGGTCAGTACCGAGGCGAACGAGCCCGGAGCGGGAACGGGCCGTGCTGGAAGCGCGGGCCCAGTTGCGGGCGGGTCCTGCGCGGCTGGCGCCGGTGACAGGTGTTCCATCCCGTACGATCTCCCGCATCCTGCGCCGGCACGGGGCGCCGCCGTTGGCATGGTTGGACCCCGTCACCGGGGCCGTGATCCGGGCATCCCGGTCAACGGCGCACCGGTATGAGCACGAGCATCCGGGTGATCTGATCCACGTGGACGTGAAGAAGCTCGGGAGGATCCCGGACGGAGGCGGCTGGCGGGTCCACGGGCGCAGCGAGCAGGTCCGCGGCCGCGGGATCGGGTTCGATTACGTCCATGCCGCGGTCGATGACCACACCCGTCTCGCCTACGCGGAGATCCATCCCGATGAGAAAGGCGCGACCGCGGCCGGGTTCCTGACCCGCGCAGCGGCGTACTTCGCCGGGCGCGGGATCACCCGGATCGAGCGGGTCATCACGGACAACGCGTTCGCCTACCGGCACTCGACCGCGTTCAAGAACGCCGTCCAGGACCTGGGCGCGCGGCAGAAGTTCATCCGCCCGCACTGCCCCTGGCAGAACGGCAAGGTCGAGCGCTTCAACCGGACCCTCGCGACCGAGTGGGCCTACCGGCAACCCTTCACCAGCAACCAACACCGGGCCGACGCGCTTGACCCCTTCATCGAGCACTACAACACTGAACGAATCCACTCAAGCCACGGGCTCACGCCCGCGGCCCGAGTGTCACCAACGTCATGA
- a CDS encoding NUDIX domain-containing protein → MTRPGETAPDSRGRTGLHLRGTDLDRNPDVVVKRVEVTSDGWHVLRRTTLDLRLRDGSWQEQQRETYDRGDGATVLLYAADTHRILLTRQFRYPAYVNGHPDGMLIEAAAGLLDEDSPDGAIRREAREELGVEIVALTHLFDLFMSPGSVTERVHHYLASYTPADVVGAGGGVAEEGEDIERIEVSLDEALAMVADGRIADGKTVILLQHVALHGFPA, encoded by the coding sequence ATGACGCGCCCCGGCGAGACCGCCCCCGACTCCCGCGGCCGCACGGGCCTCCACCTGCGCGGCACGGACCTCGACCGGAACCCCGACGTGGTCGTGAAGCGCGTCGAGGTCACCTCCGACGGCTGGCACGTGCTCCGCCGGACGACGCTCGACCTGCGCCTCCGCGACGGGTCGTGGCAGGAGCAGCAGCGCGAGACCTACGACCGGGGCGACGGCGCGACCGTGCTCCTCTACGCGGCCGACACCCACCGGATCCTGCTCACGCGCCAGTTCCGCTACCCCGCCTACGTCAACGGGCACCCCGACGGCATGCTGATCGAGGCGGCGGCCGGCCTGCTCGACGAGGACTCCCCCGATGGCGCGATCCGTCGCGAGGCCCGCGAGGAGCTCGGCGTCGAGATCGTCGCGCTCACGCACCTGTTCGACCTGTTCATGAGCCCCGGATCCGTGACCGAGCGCGTGCACCACTACCTCGCGTCGTACACGCCGGCCGACGTCGTGGGCGCGGGCGGCGGCGTGGCCGAGGAGGGCGAGGACATCGAGCGCATCGAGGTGTCGCTCGACGAGGCCCTCGCGATGGTCGCCGACGGCCGCATCGCCGACGGCAAGACGGTGATCCTGCTGCAGCACGTGGCGCTGCACGGGTTCCCCGCCTAG
- a CDS encoding LacI family DNA-binding transcriptional regulator, which translates to MSRRVGIRDVAEAAGVSLTTVSHSLSGAGQVSEATRERVKAVAARLNYAPNRQASGLRSRRSQIIGFVSDEITTTPYAGRVLLGAQEAAARQGWVLMIVNTSADADAEARSIEALLQHNVDGIVYARMYHQRVVVPEALAAVPTVLLDATTGNDHVSSVVPDEQGAAASAVAHLIAAGHRRIGYLSNVEDIPATRGRIRGYRQALHEHGIAVDESLLVPSGSTTGPGREAAGRLLDRPDRPTALFCFNDRIAMGAYQAAQARGLRIPEDLSVVSIDNFEVIAAALDPGLTTIALPHHEMGRWAIERLALELESARDDEPLEPEQVRMRCPLIERQSVGPPPP; encoded by the coding sequence ATGAGCAGGCGAGTAGGCATCCGCGATGTCGCGGAGGCCGCGGGGGTCTCCCTGACGACCGTCTCGCACTCGCTCAGCGGGGCGGGGCAGGTGAGCGAGGCCACCCGCGAACGCGTCAAGGCCGTCGCCGCGCGGCTCAACTACGCGCCCAACCGCCAGGCCAGCGGGTTGCGCAGCCGGCGGTCGCAGATCATCGGGTTCGTCAGCGACGAGATCACCACCACGCCGTATGCGGGCCGGGTGCTGCTCGGCGCGCAGGAGGCGGCCGCGCGACAGGGCTGGGTGCTCATGATCGTGAACACCAGCGCCGACGCCGACGCGGAGGCGCGCAGCATCGAGGCGCTCCTGCAGCACAACGTCGACGGCATCGTCTACGCCCGGATGTACCACCAGCGGGTCGTCGTGCCGGAAGCGCTCGCCGCTGTCCCGACCGTGCTGCTGGATGCGACCACCGGCAACGACCACGTCTCCTCCGTCGTGCCGGACGAGCAGGGCGCAGCGGCCAGCGCGGTCGCGCACCTCATCGCCGCCGGGCACCGCCGCATCGGCTACCTCTCCAACGTGGAGGACATCCCGGCCACCCGCGGCCGCATCCGCGGCTACCGGCAGGCGCTCCATGAGCACGGCATCGCGGTGGACGAGTCGCTCCTCGTGCCGAGCGGATCCACCACGGGCCCGGGCCGCGAGGCCGCGGGCCGTCTGCTCGACCGGCCCGACCGGCCCACGGCCCTGTTCTGCTTCAACGACCGGATCGCGATGGGCGCCTACCAGGCGGCCCAGGCGCGGGGCCTGCGCATCCCCGAGGACCTGTCGGTCGTGAGCATCGACAACTTCGAGGTCATCGCCGCCGCGCTGGATCCCGGCCTCACGACCATCGCCCTGCCGCACCACGAGATGGGACGGTGGGCCATCGAGCGCCTGGCGCTCGAGCTCGAGTCGGCCAGGGACGACGAGCCCCTCGAGCCCGAGCAGGTGCGGATGCGCTGCCCGCTCATCGAGAGGCAGTCGGTCGGCCCGCCACCGCCCTAG
- a CDS encoding IS481 family transposase, which translates to MTHANAPFTPVGRVRLARLIIEDGWPVRRAAERFQCSPATASRWARRYRAGLPMTDRSSRPHRQPTRTSRRRERRIVALRFTRRWGPHRISYHLRIPRSTVERVLRRYRMPLLTHLDSATGLPVRRSPARRYEHSSPGDLVHVDIKKLGRIPDGGGHRVLGRQAGRKNNPRTGRGYAFLHHAVDDHSRLAYSEILTDERKETAAAFWARANAFFTAAGITVIRVLTDNGSCYRSHAFTEALGTIAHTRTRPYRPQTNGKVERFNRTLATEWAYAHPYRTDEARAATYDAWLHHYNHHRPHTGIGGLTPAERVHNLTGNYT; encoded by the coding sequence GTGACTCACGCTAATGCCCCGTTCACTCCCGTGGGCAGGGTTCGGCTTGCCCGGTTGATCATCGAGGACGGGTGGCCGGTCCGGCGTGCGGCGGAGAGGTTCCAGTGCTCGCCGGCGACGGCGTCGAGATGGGCTCGCCGGTATCGGGCCGGGTTGCCGATGACGGACCGGTCATCCCGCCCGCACCGGCAACCGACCCGCACGAGTCGGCGTCGGGAGCGGCGGATCGTCGCGCTGAGATTCACTCGCCGGTGGGGCCCGCACCGCATCAGCTACCACCTGCGTATCCCCCGTTCCACGGTCGAGCGGGTCCTCCGTCGCTACCGGATGCCGTTGCTCACGCACCTGGATTCCGCGACGGGACTCCCCGTCCGACGCTCGCCCGCGCGACGTTACGAGCACTCCTCGCCGGGAGATCTGGTCCACGTCGACATCAAGAAGCTCGGCCGTATCCCGGACGGCGGCGGGCACCGAGTCCTCGGCCGACAGGCCGGCCGGAAGAACAACCCCCGGACCGGGCGGGGGTACGCGTTCCTGCATCACGCCGTGGATGACCACTCCCGACTGGCGTACTCCGAGATCCTCACCGACGAGCGCAAGGAGACCGCTGCCGCGTTCTGGGCCCGCGCGAACGCGTTCTTCACCGCCGCGGGCATCACCGTGATCCGTGTCCTGACGGACAACGGCTCCTGCTACCGCTCCCACGCCTTCACCGAGGCGCTCGGCACCATCGCCCACACACGCACCCGCCCGTACCGGCCCCAGACGAACGGGAAGGTCGAGCGCTTCAACCGCACCCTCGCCACCGAGTGGGCCTACGCCCATCCCTATCGCACCGACGAGGCCCGCGCCGCGACCTACGACGCCTGGCTGCATCACTACAACCACCACCGCCCCCACACCGGCATCGGCGGACTCACGCCCGCCGAACGCGTTCACAACCTCACTGGGAACTACACCTAG
- a CDS encoding sugar ABC transporter substrate-binding protein, translating into MSLLAAALLVTQTACASGTAGGTDGKDGQLTLWTHNGGNTEELAAVQSVVDAYNASQDTTTVELKSFPQASYNDSVVAAAAAGKLPCLVDIDGPNVPNWAWAKYVVPLDLSVDLGENLPSTIGTWNDQTYAVGQYDVSLAMFARRSVLERAGIRIATVDEPWTRDETDQALAALKAEGTWSAPLDIGTADVGEWYPYAYSPLLQSAGGDLLDRSSLQSAEGELDGPAAVDWATWMQSLVEDGYVSAKSGADPALDLINDQTAVMYGGSWASAQLSEAIGDDLAVMPPPDLGQGVTVGGGSWQWGVTTGCADPAAAMDYLSFSLSPESIATVAKAAGTIPATDAAAALVPGFEEGGDLALFREFSKRFAELRPATPAYPFISSTFTKSMQDILDGADPQAALTDAVEDIDGNIESNGGYTQK; encoded by the coding sequence GTGAGCCTACTGGCCGCGGCCCTGCTCGTCACCCAGACCGCCTGCGCCTCCGGCACCGCCGGCGGCACCGACGGAAAGGACGGCCAGCTCACGCTCTGGACTCACAACGGCGGCAACACCGAGGAGCTGGCTGCCGTGCAGTCGGTCGTCGACGCCTACAACGCGAGCCAGGACACGACGACCGTCGAGCTCAAGTCGTTCCCGCAGGCTTCCTACAACGACTCGGTCGTCGCGGCTGCCGCGGCGGGCAAGCTGCCCTGCCTCGTCGACATCGACGGCCCGAACGTGCCCAACTGGGCGTGGGCGAAGTACGTCGTGCCACTCGACCTCAGCGTCGATCTCGGCGAGAACCTGCCCAGCACCATCGGGACGTGGAACGACCAGACCTACGCGGTGGGCCAATACGACGTGTCGCTCGCGATGTTCGCGCGGCGGTCCGTGCTGGAGAGGGCCGGGATCCGCATCGCCACGGTCGATGAGCCCTGGACGCGTGACGAGACCGACCAGGCGCTGGCGGCCCTCAAGGCCGAGGGCACGTGGAGCGCGCCGCTCGACATTGGCACCGCCGACGTGGGCGAGTGGTACCCGTACGCGTACTCGCCGCTGTTGCAGTCCGCGGGCGGGGACCTGCTCGACCGCTCCTCGCTGCAGTCGGCCGAGGGCGAGCTCGACGGCCCGGCCGCGGTCGACTGGGCCACATGGATGCAGAGCCTCGTGGAGGACGGGTACGTCAGCGCCAAGAGCGGCGCGGATCCCGCCCTCGACCTCATCAACGACCAGACCGCCGTAATGTACGGCGGCAGCTGGGCCTCCGCCCAGCTCAGCGAGGCCATCGGCGACGACCTCGCCGTCATGCCGCCGCCGGACCTCGGTCAGGGCGTCACGGTCGGCGGCGGATCCTGGCAGTGGGGCGTGACCACCGGCTGCGCCGATCCCGCCGCCGCGATGGACTACCTCTCCTTCTCGCTCTCCCCGGAGAGCATCGCCACGGTCGCGAAGGCCGCGGGCACCATCCCCGCCACCGACGCCGCCGCAGCGCTGGTGCCCGGATTCGAGGAGGGCGGCGACCTCGCTCTCTTCCGCGAGTTCTCGAAGCGCTTCGCCGAGCTCCGGCCCGCCACGCCCGCGTACCCGTTCATCTCGAGCACGTTCACGAAGAGTATGCAGGACATCCTCGACGGCGCGGACCCCCAGGCCGCCCTCACCGACGCCGTGGAGGACATCGACGGGAACATCGAGTCCAACGGCGGATACACGCAGAAGTAG
- a CDS encoding carbohydrate ABC transporter permease: MTTITRSRPSGAGGSAPGSGADEGSGPGSPSGPGRAPAGRTTRPRRPRAHAHEQRAGWAMLGPGMILLGLFVLVPAVLAFVLAFTNARLISPYPATFVGLDNLTRLLADDTFWHALRNVAFFAVVVVPVQAGLALGLALLIDAKVKGTTFFRTVYFLPVVTSMVVVSLLWLFMYRPDGLINVLISRVTGGAVQGPDWLGDPTTAMPAIILMSVWQGVGFHMVIWLSGLQTIPPDLHEAAGLDGVTRWQRFRYITWPGLAATRSLILVTITIQALSLFTQISVMTQGGPLDSTTTVVYEAVRSGFAQQQTGYASAISLVFFVIVLAISAVQRFITRERD, encoded by the coding sequence ATGACCACCATCACTCGATCCCGCCCCTCGGGCGCGGGCGGGTCGGCTCCGGGCTCCGGCGCCGACGAGGGCTCGGGACCGGGATCCCCGTCCGGTCCGGGCCGCGCGCCCGCCGGACGCACGACCCGCCCGAGGCGACCGCGCGCCCACGCCCACGAGCAGCGCGCCGGCTGGGCGATGCTCGGCCCGGGCATGATCCTCCTCGGCCTGTTCGTGCTCGTGCCCGCGGTGCTCGCGTTCGTGCTCGCCTTCACGAACGCGCGCCTCATCTCGCCCTATCCGGCCACGTTCGTGGGCCTCGACAACCTCACGCGGCTGCTCGCCGACGACACCTTCTGGCACGCGCTGCGGAACGTCGCGTTCTTCGCCGTGGTGGTCGTGCCCGTGCAGGCGGGGCTGGCGCTCGGGCTCGCGCTGCTCATCGACGCGAAGGTGAAGGGCACCACGTTCTTCCGCACGGTCTACTTCCTGCCCGTGGTCACCTCGATGGTGGTCGTCTCGCTGCTGTGGCTGTTCATGTACCGGCCGGACGGCCTCATCAACGTGCTCATCTCGCGCGTGACGGGCGGCGCGGTGCAGGGGCCGGACTGGCTCGGCGACCCGACGACCGCGATGCCCGCGATCATCCTCATGTCGGTGTGGCAGGGCGTCGGGTTCCACATGGTCATCTGGCTCTCGGGCCTGCAGACCATCCCGCCGGATCTGCACGAGGCCGCCGGGCTCGACGGCGTCACGCGGTGGCAGCGCTTCCGCTACATCACGTGGCCGGGGCTCGCGGCGACGCGCAGCCTCATCCTCGTGACCATCACCATCCAGGCGCTCAGCCTCTTCACGCAGATCAGCGTGATGACGCAGGGCGGGCCGCTCGACTCCACGACCACGGTCGTCTACGAGGCCGTGCGCTCCGGATTCGCGCAGCAGCAGACCGGGTACGCCTCGGCCATCTCGCTCGTCTTCTTCGTCATCGTGCTCGCGATCTCGGCCGTGCAGCGCTTCATCACCCGAGAGAGGGACTGA
- a CDS encoding carbohydrate ABC transporter permease: protein MLVSSLKPDRQIFSDLSSFAAFLPTGDLSFANYAAVFERVPAARFLLNSIGISAITVVLGILVNSLAAFALSRMRIPGKGLILTLVIATLVVPFETLALPLVWWVNQLPSFVVDGFAIGFSRGWIDTYQVQIIPFVANAFSIYLFHQYFESIPKELDEAARVDGAGWFRIYRQLIMPLSGPAIATVAILTFLPAWNSYLWPLMVVQSEELRPVMVGVQYFFQLNVPWGEVMAYASLITLPVVVLFIAFQRSFVSSIAASGVKG, encoded by the coding sequence ATGCTCGTGTCGTCGCTCAAGCCCGACCGGCAGATATTCTCCGACCTCTCCTCGTTCGCGGCGTTCCTGCCCACGGGCGATCTGTCGTTCGCGAACTACGCCGCGGTGTTCGAGCGCGTGCCCGCGGCGCGGTTCCTGCTCAACTCCATCGGCATCTCGGCCATCACGGTGGTGCTGGGGATCCTCGTGAACAGCCTGGCGGCGTTCGCGCTCTCGCGGATGCGGATCCCCGGCAAGGGCCTCATCCTCACGCTCGTCATCGCGACCCTCGTGGTGCCGTTCGAGACGCTCGCGCTGCCGCTCGTGTGGTGGGTGAACCAGCTGCCGTCGTTCGTGGTCGACGGCTTCGCGATCGGCTTCAGCAGGGGCTGGATCGACACGTACCAGGTGCAGATCATCCCGTTCGTGGCGAACGCGTTCTCCATCTACCTCTTCCACCAGTACTTCGAGTCGATCCCGAAGGAGCTCGACGAGGCGGCGCGCGTGGACGGGGCAGGCTGGTTCCGCATCTACCGGCAGCTGATCATGCCGCTGTCGGGGCCCGCCATCGCGACCGTCGCGATCCTCACCTTCCTGCCCGCCTGGAACTCGTACCTGTGGCCGCTCATGGTCGTGCAGAGCGAGGAGCTGCGGCCCGTGATGGTGGGCGTGCAGTACTTCTTCCAGCTCAACGTGCCGTGGGGCGAGGTGATGGCGTACGCGTCGCTCATCACGC